The genomic window AGGAGCGGCGGTAACGGTGGCCGGCTTGGCACCGAGCTTCCCACCGGCGTTGGCGATACCGAAACTACCCAAGACGAGCCCGGCGATAAGCGCCGCGGCGACAAGTCCGATGACCTTCTTCGTGCTCATGTGCACCTCCGGTGAGAGCGCCTCTGCGCCCGGTTCGCGAGTCTTACGCGGCCCAGTCTGCCACCGCCGTGTGAATTCCGTGTGAAGGAGTGTGAATACTGCGATATTCCCTCCTGGCCGCCGGGTTCGCACATCGCCGGAGTTGAAGCGTTTGCCGCATGCCACCTGCGGGGTAGACTCGAATCGGCGGCGCGAATGGGTTGAGCGCCGATTATCTGAGGGGGATGTCATGAAGCCTCGTGTGGACGAAGACCTGTGCATCGGCTGCGGTTCGTGTGAAGACCTGTGCCCCGACGTGTTCCGCGTCGAGGACGACGGCTACTCGCACGTCATCACACCCGAGCCCGGCGCCGAGCAGTACGGTTGCGTCCGCGATGCGGCTGATGCGTGCCCGACCGGAGCGATCTCGATAGGCGAATGACACACCTACCGCCGGACTACCGTATCCCCGAAACCGATGAAGCCCTGCTCGGCGAATGTGACGTGCAGGTTTTTCGAGCGACCGGTCCGGGGGGTCAGTCGGTCAACACGACCGACTCGGCGGTGCGGTTGATCCACCGCCCGAGCGGCATCGTCATCGTCGCACGGCGCGAACGCAGCCAGTTGCGCAACAAGCACGATGCGCTCAGGCGGCTTCGCGAGCGCATCGTCGATGCGCAGCGAGTACGACCCAAGCGCGTGAAGACGAAGCCGTCTAAAGG from Coriobacteriia bacterium includes these protein-coding regions:
- a CDS encoding ferredoxin, with product MKPRVDEDLCIGCGSCEDLCPDVFRVEDDGYSHVITPEPGAEQYGCVRDAADACPTGAISIGE
- a CDS encoding peptide chain release factor-like protein, producing MTHLPPDYRIPETDEALLGECDVQVFRATGPGGQSVNTTDSAVRLIHRPSGIVIVARRERSQLRNKHDALRRLRERIVDAQRVRPKRVKTKPSKGAVARRLEAKSRRSAQKAQRRQRPDE